In the Longimicrobium sp. genome, GTCGATCTTGTCGACGACGAGATCCGGGATGATGTAGTTGTCGCTCGCGTCGCTGTAGACGAGTCCCGGCTTCGGATCGAGCTTCGCGATCTCGTCAGCCGCCTTCTGCACATCCCCCGGGCTGATACCGAATCGCTTCGAGATCTCGCTCCAGCGGTGATTGATCAACTCATCGAAGCAATCGCGAACCAACCGATACGGGACTGATTGCTCCAGGCCAGCCTCTCTGAGCTGGAGCATCAGACACTCGCGAAGGTCGCGGGCGCCGACCCCAGCGGGGTCGAGGCCCTGCACCGTCTCGAGCATGCGCTGTACTTCGTCTTCCGTGTACACCGGCACGTCATCGACATCTCGATCATCCGCTTCCGCCGCCTTGAGCACGACGTCGTTGATCGAGAGACGAATGTCATCGACCGGACATGCGAGATAGCCGTCTTCGTTGATGTTGCCGATGAACTCTTCGGCGAGGAGCATCTGACGTGGATCGAGATCGAGCAGCGCGATCTGGTCGCGCAGGTGATCGCTGAGATCGCGCGTGTCTACAGTGACCGGCTCGTAGTACTCCTTTTCCTCGTGCTCTTCCCGTCGCCCACCGGCGTCGAATCCATCGAGCAGGATGCCCTCCCAGTCGATTTCATCGTTCGCCGCTTTCTCTTCTTCCTGCGCAGGCGCTTCTTCTGTTTCTGCGCCTTCCTCATCTTCCTCTTCCTCGGGTTCGACCATCTCGAGGAATGGATTGTTCAGCAGTTCCTGCTTGAGATGCTGCTGCAG is a window encoding:
- the rpoN gene encoding RNA polymerase factor sigma-54, with amino-acid sequence MKPGLNQSTQLRQELKINPRLYQAMDLLYMPLLDLQQHLKQELLNNPFLEMVEPEEEEDEEGAETEEAPAQEEEKAANDEIDWEGILLDGFDAGGRREEHEEKEYYEPVTVDTRDLSDHLRDQIALLDLDPRQMLLAEEFIGNINEDGYLACPVDDIRLSINDVVLKAAEADDRDVDDVPVYTEDEVQRMLETVQGLDPAGVGARDLRECLMLQLREAGLEQSVPYRLVRDCFDELINHRWSEISKRFGISPGDVQKAADEIAKLDPKPGLVYSDASDNYIIPDLVVDKIDGKYHVFLNDANLPRLKLSRAYQEIARDKKKFDGENKEFISNKLNSANWMIQAIEQRRQTMLKVMNFIVDRQRDFFDKGVQYLKPLTLREVAEVIDMHESTVSRVTNEKFVQTPRGVFPLKFFFSSGLSTTSGEDVSARGIKAQIEKLVADEDPAHPLTDQAIVNILKDEGIQIARRTVAKYRDQLGVLSARMRKRV